In one Magallana gigas chromosome 7, xbMagGiga1.1, whole genome shotgun sequence genomic region, the following are encoded:
- the LOC105321659 gene encoding uncharacterized protein, with the protein MEFLTPGICDGLQHLSEAVFVRMCQIVGTSQQVAIRRETVDIREVVVRRLTSNNGVIQMLSGSQREGFRLNGSDVDFMYWPNNHRVIMDVSQSEYYNTANTTLILSNSSESPPGFTLLQLLTLTTDRDIASACVRMNDRVYISSSKYRELTCSAKMPNSTVHGPCGSGSLAGTVEYDNAHCFICDFWPVSALSWIDRCHSWPDPEVVDDIVRNGCHVVAIGNPLGPHSDTEWRISFSNAEYKCVYAMNHCQFLIYGLLKLFLKEVINQQLDETNKLLCSYHMKTTVFWAIQQNTLNHWCPQNLLISFWVSFKLLLKWVYEGICPNFFIPQNNMFLTKVHSSAQHRLFLQLHELYNKGLICLLQSSSVRSYIIDVFYNPRASIHIYEGIIKSEVDIDIELFTEVFHNGNTPPGNLHSCVKYLFTIQQLVASPLGSYQIFKLKRHTTTIFQNTAFILHNTYTNAGIKFNKQMYIADKTSSYILKLSAKFGCVSDMLYIVIYYYKTFRYREALSVLEITKVKLAEPYLMYDRHVDREKYIEAVGGQSWSKKMRQTVAMDIILDNRICYISELIPEQQSSLQNKWPSLDIPLFVMLHFLEFLCYRHVDTPLSQAALDALQVLVHDDQGLYVRDLFRDISWEILGICQQITGNLQAALYSYQQSLTQYPVHNIQSATQSRIQDMVQ; encoded by the exons ATGGAGTTCTTAACCCCTGGAAT atGTGATGGTTTGCAGCACCTGTCAGAGGCAGTGTTTGTGAGGATGTGTCAGATAGTTGGGACCTCACAACAGGTAGCAATCAGGAGGGAGACAGTGGATATCAGGGAGGTAGTGGTGAGACGACTGACCAGTAATAATGGGGTCATTCAGATGTTAAGTGGAAGTCAGAGAGAAGGATTTAGACTTAACGGATCAGATGTGGACTTTATGTACTGGCCAAACAACCACCGAGTGATCATGGACGTGTCTCAGTCTGAATATTACAACACAGCCAATACAACCTTGATTCTCTCCAACAGTTCTGagagtccaccaggattcacTTTACTTCAGTTACTGACACTGACAACAGACAGAGACATTGCATCAGCATGTGTCAGAATGAATGACAGAGTCTATATATCTAGTTCTAAATACAGAGAATTGACTTGTTCTGCAAAAATGCCCAATTCTACTGTACATGGACCCTGTGGTAGTGGTAGTTTAGCAGGAACAGTAGAATATGACAATGCCCACTGTTTTATTTGTGATTTTTGGCCTGTGTCTGCCTTGTCATGGATAGACAGGTGTCACTCATGGCCTGATCCTGAAGTTGTTGATGACATAGTCAGAAATGGATGTCATGTTGTAGCAATAGGAAACCCATTAGGACCTCATAGCGACACGGAatggagaatttctttttccaaTGCAGAGTACAAATGTGTGTATGCAATGAATCATTGTCAGTTTTTGATTTATGGtctgttaaaattgtttttaaaagaagttataAATCAGCAGTTAGACGAAACCAATAAACTGCTGTGTTCCTATCACATGAAGACAACGGTTTTTTGGGCGATTCAACAAAATACACTAAATCACTGGTGTCCACAAAATCTTCTGATCAGTTTCTGGGTCTCCTTTAAACTCCTCCTTAAATGGGTGTATGAAGGGATTTGTCCGAATTTTTTCATCCCACAGAACAACATGTTTCTGACCAAGGTTCATAGCTCAGCACAACACAGATTGTTTCTACAGTTACATGAATTGTACAATAAAGGTCTGATCTGTCTGCTACAGAGTTCCTCTGTCAGGTCCTACATCATTGATGTCTTTTACAATCCTAGAGCCTCTATTCATATATATGAAGGTATAATCAAATCTGAAGTGGACATTGATATAGAACTTTTCACTGAGGTATTTCATAATGGTAACACACCCCCGGGAAATCTTCACAGCTGTGTGAAATACTTATTTACAATACAACAGTTGGTAGCATCACCCCTGGGAAGCTATCaaatctttaaattaaaaagacataCAACAACTATTTTTCAGAACACTGCATTTATATTACACAATACATACACTAACGCTGGCATCAAGTTCAACAAACAGATGTATATTGCAGACAAAACTTCCTCTTATATTCTTAAATTATCAGCCAAGTTTGGATGTGTTTCTGACATGTTGTACATTGTCATTTATTATTACAAGACATTCAGATACAGGGAAGCTTTATCTGTTTTAGAGATAACAAAGGTCAAGTTAGCAGAGCCATATCTAATGTATGATAGGCATGTAGACAGAGAAAAGTATATTGAGGCTGTGGGGGGACAGTCCTGGTCTAAAAAGATGAGACAAACTGTAGCAATGGATATTATACTAGACAATAGAATCTGTTATATCAGCGAACTAATACCAGAACAACAGTCTTCTCTACAGAACAAGTGGCCTTCATTAGATATCCCATTGTTTGTAATGTTACACTTCCTAGAGTTCTTGTGTTACAGACATGTTGATACACCGTTATCACAAGCAGCTCTAGATGCACTTCAGGTCCTAGTCCACGATGATCAGGGACTGTATGTACGTGATTTATTCAGAGACATCTCCTGGGAGATTctggggatctgtcaacagatcacAGGGAACCTCCAGGCTGCTTTATACTCATACCAACAGTCACTCACACAGTATCCAGTGCACAACATACAAAGTGCTACACAGAGTAGGATACAGGATATGGTTCAGTAA